From a region of the Corallococcus coralloides DSM 2259 genome:
- a CDS encoding slipin family protein — MGIGRVEVAQNERLFVVVNGKAEQYLGPGRHWVVRPFQNVRFERVPLEPPVTRLDEAKLALVPEKDLQVLELGADERAVVFHHGQPVRWLGRGQHQVWTAQRLPGRTGRPETPTVRVERVDVSEVATEPPRDEVRALIPASDYVETTATEGTVALRYVNGVLDAVLPPGRHAAWTVAHKVQFAVIDLRERLIHVTGQEVMTKDRVTLRLNLSAAYRVVDVRRLAVVARAPDEILYLAMQLAAREAVSTRTLDELLAAREAVSAELYAQVKSGAEGVGLELLRFGIKDVVLPKEMKDLLNRVIQAQKEAEANVILRREETAATRSMAQTAKVLAENPLLVRLKELEAYKDLAAKVGQVHLVLGEGAVPTLQLKGG; from the coding sequence ATGGGCATTGGTCGGGTGGAAGTGGCGCAGAACGAGCGGCTGTTCGTCGTGGTGAACGGGAAGGCGGAGCAGTACCTGGGGCCGGGCCGGCACTGGGTGGTGCGACCGTTCCAGAACGTCCGCTTCGAGCGCGTGCCGCTGGAGCCACCCGTCACCCGGCTGGATGAAGCCAAGCTCGCGTTGGTGCCGGAGAAGGACCTCCAGGTTCTGGAGCTGGGCGCGGACGAGCGCGCGGTGGTCTTCCATCACGGCCAGCCGGTGCGGTGGCTCGGTCGGGGTCAGCATCAGGTATGGACGGCGCAGCGGCTGCCCGGTCGAACCGGTCGGCCCGAGACGCCGACGGTGCGAGTGGAGCGCGTGGACGTGTCCGAGGTGGCGACGGAGCCCCCGCGAGACGAGGTGCGCGCGTTGATTCCGGCCAGTGACTACGTGGAGACCACGGCCACGGAGGGCACGGTGGCGCTGCGCTACGTGAACGGCGTGCTGGATGCCGTCCTGCCGCCGGGCCGGCACGCGGCGTGGACGGTCGCGCACAAGGTGCAGTTCGCGGTCATCGACCTGCGCGAACGGCTCATCCACGTCACCGGCCAGGAGGTGATGACGAAGGATCGCGTGACGCTGCGGCTGAACCTGTCCGCGGCGTACCGGGTGGTGGACGTGCGGCGGCTGGCGGTGGTGGCGCGAGCGCCGGATGAAATCCTCTACCTGGCCATGCAGCTGGCGGCGCGCGAGGCCGTGTCCACGCGCACGCTGGACGAGCTGTTGGCGGCGCGAGAGGCCGTGTCCGCGGAGCTGTACGCGCAGGTGAAGTCGGGGGCGGAGGGCGTGGGTCTGGAGCTGCTGCGCTTCGGCATCAAGGACGTGGTGCTGCCGAAGGAGATGAAGGACCTGCTCAACCGGGTCATCCAGGCGCAGAAGGAGGCGGAGGCCAACGTCATCCTTCGGCGCGAGGAGACGGCGGCGACGCGCTCCATGGCACAGACGGCGAAGGTGCTCGCGGAGAACCCGCTGCTCGTGCGGCTCAAGGAGTTGGAGGCGTACAAGGACCTGGCCGCGAAGGTGGGTCAGGTGCACCTCGTGCTCGGTGAGGGCGCGGTGCCCACGCTGCAGCTCAAGGGCGGCTGA
- a CDS encoding class I SAM-dependent methyltransferase codes for MADEVDGGRSEEAAVARVYGEIASAYEVLYPALHRYGDRVERFLADVLKPGMRVLDVGCGPALHTRGLDASVDVVGLDLAPEMLELAKRARPSGTWRVHSYTDPVPEDLGVFDVVLVIGCLDFCDDLPRVLGHLGRVMKPGARMLFTVLERRPGLEAHEASTRRARTADTDVTLYLWSAEETARAVEAAGLRVRDYAHGPGWELMAEERVMWFGWWDVTRG; via the coding sequence ATGGCGGACGAGGTCGACGGCGGCAGGAGTGAAGAGGCCGCCGTCGCGCGGGTGTACGGGGAGATTGCCTCCGCCTACGAGGTGCTCTACCCCGCGCTGCACCGCTACGGCGACCGGGTGGAGCGCTTCCTCGCGGACGTGCTGAAGCCGGGGATGCGCGTGCTGGACGTGGGCTGTGGCCCTGCGCTGCACACGCGAGGGCTGGACGCGTCCGTGGACGTGGTGGGCCTGGACCTGGCGCCGGAGATGCTGGAGCTGGCGAAGCGCGCGCGGCCGTCCGGCACGTGGCGCGTGCACAGCTACACGGATCCGGTGCCGGAGGACCTGGGCGTCTTCGATGTCGTGCTGGTGATTGGATGCCTGGACTTCTGTGACGACCTGCCGCGCGTGCTGGGGCACCTGGGCCGCGTGATGAAGCCGGGCGCGCGGATGTTGTTCACGGTGCTGGAGCGCAGGCCCGGGCTGGAGGCGCACGAGGCGTCCACGCGCCGGGCGCGCACGGCGGACACGGACGTGACGCTGTACCTGTGGAGCGCGGAGGAGACAGCGCGCGCGGTGGAGGCAGCGGGCCTGCGGGTCCGCGACTACGCGCACGGGCCGGGCTGGGAGCTGATGGCCGAGGAGCGCGTGATGTGGTTCGGCTGGTGGGACGTGACGCGCGGCTGA
- the glgX gene encoding glycogen debranching protein GlgX, translated as MSGKREIWPGKPWPRGATFDGSGTNFAVYSQVATRVEVCLFDRADPSKEIERFDLPMSTEFVWHGYVPDLEPGTLYGLRVHGPYEPEKGHRCNPHKLLVDPYAKALYGEVDWKQPVFGYPLDHPKKDLMRDERDSAAGMPKGVVVSDFFDWGNDRRLDIPWRKTVIYEAHVRGLTMRHPGVPEHQRGTYAGLGSPAIIEHLQKLGVTAVELLPVHEFADDSFLNDKGLSNFWGYSTLNYFSPEQRYASRKTPGGAVAEFKSMVKSLHAAGIEVILDVVYNHTCEGNHLGPTLSFKGIDNASYYWTMPEARHYLDFTGCGNSLNASNPQTARFIVDSLRYWVEEMHVDGFRFDLATVLGRSGKGGYDPNAPIFQIINQDPVLGRVKLIAEPWDVGLGGYQVGGFPSPWHEWNGKYRDALRKYWKGDENQAAEVGYRLTGSADLFAAARRRPQASINFVTAHDGFTLHDLVTYSSKHNEANGEHNRDGADDNQAWNCGVEGETDDKDIISLRERQKRNLLASLFLSTGVPMIVAGDEMGRTQQGNNNAYCQDNELSWVDWNLDKTRQDLLEFTRKLIQFRHGQPVLQRRRFFQGEHLWESEHKDLAWFRPDGTEMGAEDWQKPFVRSLAFLLGGDAIPTPDERGQRVSGDSLLVLLNAHHDTVTFTVPPPGEGGAWRLELYTADDKRGDEEMKPGKFEMAGRSLAVFRKPGPGSNGAA; from the coding sequence ATGAGCGGCAAGCGGGAGATCTGGCCGGGCAAGCCCTGGCCGCGTGGCGCGACCTTCGACGGCTCGGGTACCAACTTCGCGGTCTACTCGCAGGTGGCCACACGCGTGGAGGTGTGTCTCTTCGACCGGGCGGACCCATCGAAGGAGATTGAACGCTTCGACCTGCCGATGAGCACGGAGTTCGTCTGGCACGGCTACGTGCCGGACCTGGAGCCCGGGACGCTGTACGGCCTGCGCGTGCACGGGCCCTACGAGCCGGAGAAGGGGCACCGCTGCAACCCGCACAAGCTGCTGGTCGACCCCTACGCCAAGGCGCTGTACGGCGAGGTGGACTGGAAGCAGCCGGTGTTCGGCTACCCCCTGGACCATCCGAAGAAGGACCTGATGCGCGACGAGCGCGACAGCGCGGCCGGCATGCCCAAGGGCGTGGTGGTGAGCGACTTCTTCGACTGGGGCAACGACCGGCGCCTGGACATCCCGTGGCGCAAGACGGTCATCTACGAAGCCCACGTGCGCGGCCTCACCATGCGCCACCCGGGCGTGCCGGAGCACCAGCGCGGCACGTACGCGGGCCTGGGCTCGCCAGCCATCATCGAGCACCTGCAGAAGCTGGGCGTCACCGCGGTGGAGCTGTTGCCGGTGCACGAGTTCGCGGACGACTCGTTCCTCAACGACAAGGGCCTGTCGAACTTCTGGGGCTACAGCACGCTGAACTACTTCTCCCCGGAGCAGCGCTACGCCAGCCGCAAGACGCCGGGCGGCGCGGTGGCCGAGTTCAAGTCGATGGTGAAGTCGCTGCACGCGGCGGGCATCGAGGTCATCCTCGACGTGGTCTACAACCACACGTGCGAGGGCAACCACCTGGGGCCCACGCTGTCGTTCAAGGGCATCGACAACGCGTCGTACTACTGGACCATGCCGGAGGCGCGGCACTACCTGGACTTCACCGGGTGCGGCAACAGCCTCAACGCGTCCAACCCGCAGACGGCGCGCTTCATCGTGGACTCGCTGCGCTACTGGGTGGAGGAGATGCACGTGGACGGGTTCCGCTTCGACCTGGCCACGGTGCTGGGGCGCAGCGGCAAGGGCGGCTACGACCCGAACGCGCCCATCTTCCAGATCATCAACCAGGACCCGGTGCTGGGCCGCGTGAAGCTCATCGCGGAGCCGTGGGACGTGGGCTTGGGCGGCTACCAGGTGGGCGGCTTCCCGTCGCCGTGGCACGAGTGGAACGGCAAGTACCGGGACGCGCTGCGCAAGTACTGGAAGGGCGACGAGAACCAGGCCGCGGAGGTGGGCTACCGGCTCACGGGCAGCGCGGACCTGTTCGCGGCGGCGCGCCGGCGTCCGCAGGCGTCCATCAACTTCGTCACCGCGCACGACGGCTTCACGCTGCACGACCTGGTCACGTACAGCAGCAAGCACAACGAGGCCAACGGCGAGCACAACCGCGACGGCGCGGATGACAACCAGGCGTGGAACTGCGGCGTGGAGGGAGAGACGGACGACAAGGACATCATCTCCCTGCGCGAGCGCCAGAAGCGGAACCTCCTCGCGTCGCTCTTCCTGTCCACGGGCGTGCCCATGATTGTCGCGGGCGACGAGATGGGCCGCACGCAGCAGGGCAACAACAACGCCTACTGCCAGGACAACGAGCTGTCGTGGGTGGACTGGAACCTGGACAAGACGCGCCAGGATCTCCTGGAGTTCACGCGCAAGCTCATCCAGTTCCGCCACGGGCAGCCGGTGCTGCAGCGCCGCCGCTTCTTCCAGGGCGAGCATCTGTGGGAGTCCGAGCACAAGGACCTGGCGTGGTTCCGGCCGGACGGCACGGAGATGGGCGCGGAGGACTGGCAGAAGCCCTTCGTGCGCTCGCTGGCGTTCCTGCTGGGTGGCGACGCCATCCCCACGCCGGACGAACGGGGCCAGCGCGTCAGTGGTGATTCGCTGCTGGTGCTGCTCAACGCGCACCACGACACGGTGACCTTCACGGTGCCGCCGCCGGGTGAAGGCGGCGCGTGGCGGCTGGAGCTGTACACGGCGGACGACAAGCGCGGCGATGAGGAGATGAAGCCCGGGAAGTTCGAGATGGCCGGGCGGTCGCTCGCGGTGTTCCGCAAGCCTGGACCGGGGTCCAACGGCGCAGCGTGA
- a CDS encoding efflux RND transporter permease subunit: MGALAAHNHRRPFTALVCALVLSVVGLLSARHLALNANLVDLLPRSFESVQAIHTLEERFGAQGWVVVVGEDGDPAQLQKFAEDVAPKLEALPGIRYVEITRPSSFFRSHALYFLSPEDLKEVERRIDARLTWEKAQANPLYVSLDDEPPPSLDFSDLEAKYGSGAATRLSSHPSDYYLDPAARRVVVLAKPEVSSADLTFSTKIVEEVQGLLRQQDLSKYGPGFHTEITGSFQKKMDQQAQITRDVAVSSTVATVLVLLYLFLHFRSVLAVGMVLAPVGAGLAWTYGLVAVAYGRVNLLTAFLGAILGGLGVEHGIHLLGRYLTLRGEGCSSEQATRESFTHTGGAALVSALVAALTFFVLGTSKLTAFREFGVIAGVGMLVLILAYVLVLPAVLGLGARWGWKPRANATEMTEAPLGRVITHRRGLLTVVSALVVAGLLTQLPRLRFDYDIGSLQDQRLDSFVLDRAVNQLIGYSQVPLVVLTNSREEEAAVVRELQARKRQQGENSTVDFVAALASLVPERQAEKQAILKDIGKLVEDVPEGQLSPEQRGQLAELRRQVQARPFTEADLPSSVRQQFRGRGGPGTGFVLVYPSADQSNGQAMRRMAKEVRGMVLPDGRPAVVAGEAMVQADIVNLVSHEAPFILLGSTLTVLLAMWMTLGSLRTALLCLMPTVVSLFAVLGLMPLLDMEFNYLNILVIPVLIGTTVDAGVHLITRLASPRSDFVRVYSETGKAICGGLLTSAVGFGALLLADHPGLNSIGALANVGFGMNLLIMLVTFPALLLVLSERKRRHRAVPSRPLGEQLMRDG, translated from the coding sequence ATGGGTGCGCTGGCCGCGCACAACCACCGCCGTCCCTTCACGGCGCTTGTCTGCGCGCTCGTGCTGTCCGTCGTGGGGCTCTTGTCCGCGCGCCACCTGGCCCTCAACGCGAACCTGGTGGACCTGCTGCCCCGGTCCTTCGAAAGCGTGCAGGCCATCCACACCCTGGAGGAGCGCTTCGGCGCCCAGGGGTGGGTGGTGGTGGTGGGTGAGGACGGGGACCCGGCGCAGCTCCAGAAGTTCGCGGAGGACGTGGCGCCGAAGCTGGAGGCGCTGCCGGGCATCCGCTACGTGGAGATCACCCGCCCCAGCAGCTTCTTCCGCAGCCACGCGCTCTACTTCCTGTCACCGGAGGACCTGAAGGAGGTGGAGCGCCGCATCGACGCGCGCCTCACCTGGGAGAAGGCGCAGGCCAACCCGCTCTATGTCTCGCTGGATGATGAACCGCCGCCGTCGCTGGACTTCTCCGACCTGGAGGCGAAGTACGGCAGCGGCGCGGCGACGCGCCTGTCCAGCCACCCCAGCGACTACTACCTGGACCCCGCCGCGCGCCGCGTGGTGGTGCTGGCCAAGCCGGAGGTGTCGTCCGCGGACCTCACCTTCTCCACGAAGATTGTCGAGGAGGTGCAGGGCCTCCTGAGACAGCAGGACCTGTCGAAGTACGGGCCCGGCTTCCACACGGAGATCACCGGCTCGTTCCAGAAGAAGATGGATCAGCAGGCGCAGATCACCCGCGACGTGGCGGTGTCCTCGACGGTGGCCACGGTGCTGGTGCTGCTCTACCTGTTCCTGCACTTCCGCAGCGTGCTCGCGGTGGGGATGGTGCTGGCGCCGGTGGGCGCGGGGCTCGCGTGGACCTACGGTCTGGTGGCCGTGGCGTACGGCCGCGTGAACCTGCTCACGGCCTTCCTGGGCGCCATCCTGGGCGGCCTGGGCGTGGAGCACGGCATCCACCTCTTGGGCCGCTACCTCACGCTGCGCGGAGAGGGATGTTCCTCCGAACAGGCCACGCGCGAGTCGTTCACGCACACGGGCGGCGCGGCATTGGTGTCCGCGCTGGTGGCGGCGCTCACCTTCTTCGTGCTGGGCACGTCCAAGCTCACGGCGTTCCGCGAGTTCGGCGTCATCGCGGGCGTGGGCATGCTGGTGCTCATCCTCGCGTACGTGCTGGTGCTGCCGGCGGTGCTGGGGCTGGGGGCACGGTGGGGCTGGAAGCCTCGCGCGAACGCCACGGAGATGACGGAGGCGCCGCTGGGCCGCGTCATCACGCACCGGCGCGGGCTGCTCACCGTCGTGTCCGCGCTCGTGGTGGCGGGCCTGCTCACGCAGCTGCCGCGCCTGCGGTTCGACTACGACATCGGCTCGCTGCAGGACCAGCGCCTGGACTCGTTCGTGCTGGACCGCGCCGTCAATCAGCTCATCGGCTATTCGCAGGTCCCGCTGGTGGTGCTGACGAACTCCCGCGAGGAGGAGGCTGCGGTCGTCCGGGAGCTCCAGGCGCGCAAGCGGCAGCAGGGCGAAAACTCCACGGTGGACTTCGTCGCGGCGCTCGCGAGCCTGGTGCCGGAGCGGCAGGCGGAGAAGCAGGCCATCCTCAAGGACATCGGGAAGCTGGTGGAGGACGTGCCCGAAGGGCAGCTCTCCCCGGAGCAGCGCGGGCAGCTGGCGGAGCTGCGCAGGCAGGTGCAAGCCAGGCCCTTCACGGAAGCGGACCTGCCCTCCAGCGTGCGCCAGCAGTTCCGGGGACGCGGCGGCCCGGGCACCGGCTTCGTGCTGGTGTATCCGTCCGCGGATCAGTCCAACGGTCAGGCCATGCGCCGGATGGCGAAGGAGGTCCGCGGGATGGTGCTGCCGGATGGCCGGCCCGCGGTGGTGGCCGGTGAGGCGATGGTGCAGGCGGACATCGTGAACCTGGTGTCGCACGAGGCGCCGTTCATCCTGCTGGGCTCCACGCTCACGGTGCTGCTGGCCATGTGGATGACGCTGGGCTCCTTGCGCACCGCGCTGCTGTGCCTGATGCCCACGGTGGTGTCGCTGTTCGCGGTGCTGGGGCTGATGCCGCTGCTGGACATGGAGTTCAACTACCTCAACATCCTGGTCATCCCGGTGCTCATCGGGACGACGGTGGACGCGGGCGTGCACCTCATCACGCGGCTCGCGTCGCCGCGCAGCGACTTCGTGCGCGTGTATTCGGAGACGGGCAAGGCCATCTGCGGCGGCCTGCTCACGAGCGCGGTGGGCTTCGGCGCGCTGCTGCTCGCGGACCACCCGGGCCTCAACTCGATTGGCGCCCTGGCCAACGTGGGGTTCGGGATGAACCTGCTCATCATGCTGGTGACCTTCCCGGCGCTGTTGCTGGTGCTCTCCGAGCGCAAGCGGCGCCACCGTGCGGTTCCCTCGCGGCCCTTGGGTGAGCAACTCATGAGGGATGGCTAG
- a CDS encoding efflux RND transporter permease subunit encodes MSETRWSGRFEAAMGSLAARSHRRPWVALFVMLVLTGLGAFFARDLRLNADLANLLPKSFPSVQDLEKLRTRFGGQGNVVVAGIGAEPEQLKQFVDDMAPKLATLSEIRFVNAQRPSQFFDERGLYYVDLPDLKTIEQRIDARFAWEKEQANPLFVRLEEEPAPSLDFSDIQKKYTGGANMRLAGQGSTYYLDPQERMVVMLLKAKGSSADLGYSKKVITQVEDYLAKQDLSKYGPGFHTAITGTFKKKIDQQAVITGDLARASSLALVLLLAYLIFHFRSGLSVGLTMVPVVAGLSWTYGFVGIAYGQVNLLTGFLAAVLGGLGVEHGIHLLGRWGTLRSEGMTSEEAVRETFKHTGFSALISALVAALTFLSLSWSEFRAFHEFGVIAAVGMMVSVASYLLILPALLGLVSRWGWVPREHQSQSGPMAMLARFLPRRYRAVALVIGVALVGLISQAYRVSFNYDSTKLDDVSLPSVRLDRRIDHILGYSATPVVVLTDSEGMEREVVKQLQARKEKFGKDSTIDFVGALEDLVPRQQEEKHALLQSIHKKLQRIDPERVDKAQRDDLLRAVKMTAAKPFVREDLPESLRRQFEPAAGQKGGVVLVYANVSLSDGVGTRRFTKEVRNLQMPDGSQVSAAGEALILADILDMVASEGPRILVAAVVSVFLAMWLTLGSLRNAVICMLPTLLSIAGLVGLMSLMGLQFNYLNIVVIPVLIGTTVDAGVHLIERLGEPGADFATVYAETGRAITGGLLTSAIGFLALVFAKHPGLNSIGDLANLGFAVNMVIVLVGFPALLLLVDRWRNKHSAASTPASDDGTERPAES; translated from the coding sequence ATGAGTGAGACGCGGTGGTCCGGACGGTTCGAGGCGGCGATGGGCTCCCTGGCGGCCCGCAGCCACCGAAGGCCGTGGGTGGCGCTGTTCGTGATGCTGGTCCTCACGGGCCTGGGCGCCTTCTTCGCGCGCGACCTGCGCCTCAACGCGGACCTGGCCAACCTGCTGCCCAAGTCGTTCCCGTCCGTCCAGGACCTGGAGAAGCTGCGCACGCGCTTCGGCGGCCAGGGCAACGTGGTGGTGGCCGGCATCGGCGCGGAGCCGGAGCAGCTCAAGCAGTTCGTGGATGACATGGCGCCGAAGCTGGCGACGCTGTCGGAGATCCGCTTCGTCAACGCGCAGCGGCCCAGCCAGTTCTTCGACGAGCGCGGCCTCTACTACGTGGACCTGCCGGACCTGAAGACCATCGAGCAGCGCATCGACGCGCGCTTCGCGTGGGAGAAGGAGCAGGCCAACCCGCTCTTCGTGCGCCTGGAGGAGGAGCCGGCCCCGTCGCTGGACTTCAGCGACATCCAGAAGAAGTACACCGGCGGCGCGAACATGCGGCTCGCGGGACAGGGGAGCACGTACTACCTGGATCCGCAGGAGCGCATGGTGGTGATGCTCCTCAAGGCCAAGGGCTCCTCCGCGGACCTGGGCTACTCCAAGAAGGTCATCACCCAGGTGGAGGACTACCTGGCGAAGCAGGACCTGTCGAAGTACGGCCCCGGCTTCCACACGGCCATCACCGGCACGTTCAAGAAGAAGATCGACCAGCAGGCGGTCATCACCGGCGACCTGGCGCGCGCGTCCTCGCTGGCGCTGGTGCTGCTCCTGGCCTACCTCATCTTCCACTTCCGCAGCGGGCTGTCCGTGGGCCTCACCATGGTGCCGGTGGTCGCGGGCCTGTCGTGGACCTACGGCTTCGTGGGCATCGCGTACGGGCAGGTGAACCTGCTCACGGGCTTCCTCGCGGCGGTGCTGGGCGGCCTGGGCGTGGAGCACGGCATCCACCTCTTGGGGCGGTGGGGCACGCTGCGCTCGGAGGGCATGACGTCGGAAGAGGCGGTGCGCGAGACGTTCAAGCACACGGGCTTCTCCGCGCTCATCTCCGCGCTGGTGGCGGCGCTCACGTTCCTGAGCCTGTCGTGGTCGGAGTTCAGGGCGTTCCACGAGTTCGGCGTCATCGCGGCGGTGGGCATGATGGTGAGCGTGGCGTCGTACCTGCTCATCCTGCCGGCGCTGCTGGGGCTGGTGTCGCGCTGGGGCTGGGTGCCGCGCGAGCACCAGTCGCAGTCCGGGCCCATGGCGATGCTGGCGCGCTTCCTGCCGCGCCGCTACCGCGCGGTGGCGCTGGTCATCGGCGTGGCGCTGGTGGGGCTCATCAGCCAGGCGTACCGGGTGAGCTTCAACTACGACTCCACGAAGCTGGATGACGTGTCGCTGCCGAGCGTGCGGCTGGACCGGCGCATCGACCACATCCTGGGCTATTCGGCGACGCCGGTGGTGGTGCTGACGGACTCGGAGGGGATGGAGCGCGAGGTGGTGAAGCAGCTCCAGGCGCGCAAGGAGAAGTTCGGCAAGGACTCCACCATCGACTTCGTGGGCGCGCTGGAGGACCTGGTGCCGCGGCAGCAGGAGGAGAAGCACGCGCTGCTCCAGTCCATCCACAAGAAGCTCCAGCGCATCGACCCGGAGCGCGTGGACAAGGCCCAGCGCGACGACCTGCTGCGCGCGGTGAAGATGACGGCCGCGAAGCCCTTCGTGCGGGAGGACCTGCCGGAGAGCCTGCGCCGCCAGTTCGAGCCGGCGGCCGGCCAGAAGGGCGGCGTGGTGCTCGTCTACGCGAACGTGAGCCTGTCGGACGGCGTGGGCACGCGGCGCTTCACCAAGGAGGTCCGCAACCTCCAGATGCCGGACGGCAGCCAGGTGTCCGCGGCGGGCGAGGCGCTCATCCTGGCGGACATCCTGGACATGGTGGCCTCCGAGGGCCCGCGCATCCTGGTGGCCGCGGTGGTCAGCGTCTTCCTGGCCATGTGGCTGACGCTGGGCTCCTTGCGCAACGCGGTCATCTGCATGCTGCCCACGCTCTTGTCCATCGCGGGGCTGGTGGGCCTGATGTCCCTCATGGGCCTGCAGTTCAACTACCTGAACATCGTCGTCATCCCGGTGCTCATCGGAACGACGGTGGACGCGGGCGTGCACCTGATTGAGCGCCTGGGCGAGCCGGGCGCGGACTTCGCCACGGTCTACGCGGAGACGGGCCGGGCCATCACGGGCGGCCTGCTGACCAGCGCCATCGGCTTCCTGGCGCTGGTGTTCGCCAAGCACCCGGGCCTCAACTCCATTGGCGACCTGGCCAACCTGGGCTTCGCGGTGAACATGGTCATCGTGCTGGTGGGCTTCCCGGCGCTGCTCCTGCTGGTGGACCGCTGGCGCAACAAGCACAGCGCCGCGTCGACCCCGGCCAGCGACGACGGAACCGAGCGCCCCGCGGAGAGCTGA
- a CDS encoding sterol desaturase family protein: MFENAFMEAASKLHPAVPVLLYIPLTLGLLGWGLAGGRTTVGRALLFIPLGLLTWVVMEYCIHRFFFHWEGKGPLTRRVHEIAHGYHHKYPDDSQRLVMPLIVTIPLSSLIGVSLWWVGRPAEMLPYFVGIVWGYVTYDTLHWATHHRTPRTAWGRALRAHHMAHHFATPDRNFGISNRWMDTLLGSGGRRPERAEKEASRGEAPPKEGAGVRP, translated from the coding sequence ATGTTCGAGAACGCCTTCATGGAGGCGGCCTCGAAGCTACACCCGGCGGTGCCGGTCCTCCTCTACATCCCGCTCACGCTGGGCCTGCTCGGGTGGGGCCTGGCGGGGGGACGGACGACGGTGGGGCGGGCCCTGCTGTTCATCCCGCTGGGCCTGCTGACGTGGGTCGTCATGGAGTACTGCATCCACCGGTTCTTCTTCCACTGGGAGGGCAAAGGCCCGCTCACCCGGCGGGTGCATGAGATTGCCCACGGCTACCACCACAAGTACCCGGACGACTCCCAGCGCCTGGTGATGCCGCTCATCGTCACCATCCCGCTGTCCTCGCTCATCGGGGTGTCGCTGTGGTGGGTGGGCCGTCCGGCGGAGATGCTCCCGTACTTCGTGGGCATCGTCTGGGGCTACGTGACCTACGACACCCTCCACTGGGCCACGCACCACCGCACGCCGCGCACGGCCTGGGGCAGGGCGCTGCGCGCGCACCACATGGCGCACCACTTCGCGACGCCGGACCGCAACTTCGGCATCAGCAACCGGTGGATGGACACGCTGTTGGGCAGCGGCGGGCGGCGGCCCGAGCGCGCGGAGAAAGAAGCGTCACGCGGCGAGGCGCCTCCCAAGGAGGGCGCCGGCGTGAGACCCTGA
- a CDS encoding protein-tyrosine phosphatase family protein, with the protein MSESLLRSVHHVPGVRGFVRKQVLRVVARGVEWTTKLPGKRALNVSQVNPWLHVGGSVSRARYGELKDRGITCVIDLRAERCDDREALAALGIELLSLPVTDRYPPSVEQLSQGVRWALPRLDAGGVLYAHCEHGVGRGPLMGLAVMVARGWDAPEAYRAVRHARWQATLNDRQLRGLADFVAAWTGVPEKAA; encoded by the coding sequence GTGAGCGAGTCGTTGCTGCGGTCGGTGCATCACGTCCCCGGGGTCCGGGGGTTCGTGCGCAAGCAGGTGCTGCGGGTGGTGGCGCGCGGGGTGGAGTGGACCACCAAGCTGCCCGGCAAGCGCGCCCTCAACGTGTCCCAGGTGAACCCGTGGCTGCACGTGGGCGGCAGCGTGTCCCGCGCGCGCTACGGCGAGCTGAAGGACCGGGGCATCACCTGCGTCATCGACCTGCGCGCGGAGCGCTGTGACGACCGCGAGGCGCTGGCGGCGCTGGGCATCGAGCTGCTCAGCCTGCCGGTGACGGACCGCTACCCGCCGTCCGTGGAGCAGCTGTCGCAAGGAGTGCGCTGGGCGCTGCCCCGGCTGGACGCGGGCGGCGTGCTGTACGCGCACTGCGAGCACGGCGTGGGGCGCGGGCCGCTGATGGGCCTGGCGGTGATGGTGGCGCGCGGCTGGGACGCGCCGGAGGCGTACCGGGCGGTGCGCCACGCGCGCTGGCAGGCAACGCTCAACGACCGGCAGCTGCGCGGACTGGCGGACTTCGTGGCCGCGTGGACGGGCGTGCCGGAGAAGGCGGCCTGA